TCGGCGTGAAGGGCGGCGCCAAGACCAAGGACGCGACGGGCTCCGCTGCCGACGCAAAGCCTGCCGGCGGGCAGTCGGAGCACGGCGAAGGCTGAGTCAGGACGCCGAAAATCAGTCGGCCGGACCAAGTCCCAGGCCGACGAGGAGGACGCGAACCCGCCGTTCGATGTCGTCGCGAATCGGCCGGACCGCTTCGACACCGAGGCCGGCCGGGTCTGCCAACTCCCAGTTCTCGTAGCGCTTGCCGGGGAAGTAGGGACAGGTGTCCCCGCATCCCATCGTGACGACGACGTCGGCCGCCTGGACGATCTCGTCGGTCCATCGCCGTGGCTGCGCGCGGCCGATGTCGATACCGACCTCGGCCATGGCGGCGATCGCGGCGGGATTCACCGTGTCGGCCGGCTCCGAGCCTCCCGAGAACACCGCTGCCCGGTCTCCGGCGAGGTGGGCGAAGAAGCCCATCGCCATCTGTGAGCGGCCGGCGTTGTGCGTGCACAAGAACAACACACTGGGGTGGTCGCGGTCGGCCATCAGCTGATCCTCACGGCTTGATCGTCTCGTGGTGTGCGGAACCGCTTCCGAAAGGCCAGTGAGACGTAGACCAGGGCCACCAGGACGGGCACTTCGATGAGCGGGCCGACCACCCCCGCGAGGGCTTGGCCGGAGGCTGCGCCGTACGTCGCGATCGCCACTGCGATGGCCAGTTCGAAGTTGTTGCCCGCGGCCGTGAACGCAAGTGTGGTGGTGCGCTCATACCCCAGGCCCAGGACGGCTCCCAGTGCGTATCCGCCACCCCACATGATGGCGAAGTACGCCAGCAGCGGCAGCGCGATACGAGCGACGTCCCATGGGCGATCGGTGATTTGTTCGCCCTGAAGGGCGAACAGCACCACGATCGTGAACAGCAGGCCGTACAGCGCCCACGGACCGATCCGCGGCAGGAAGGTCGATTCGTACCAGTCTCTGCCCTTCGTGGATTCGCCGATCCGGCGCGACAAATAGCCGGCCAACAGTGGGATGCCAAGGAAGATCAGCACCGATTTGGCGATCTGCCATGGCGACGTGTCGATGGTGGTCTGCTCCAGGCCGAGCCAGCCGGGGAGTACCGACAGATAGAACCAGCCGAGCACGGCGAACATGAGCACTTGAAAAATCGAATTGAGGGCGACGAGTACCGCGGCGGCTTCGCGGTCTCCGCAGGCCAAGTCGTTCCAGATGATGACCATGGCGATGCATCGGGCCAGCCCGACGATGATGAGACCCGTTCGGTACTCGGGCAGATCGGGCAGGAACAGCCAGGCCAGCGCGAACATCAGCGCGGGGCCCAGCACCCAGTTGAGGATCAGCGAGCTGACCAGCAGCCTGCGATCACCGGTCACGCGATCGAGTCGGTCGTAGCGGACCTTGGCCAGGACCGGGTACATCATGATCAGCAGGCCCAACGCGATCGGAAGCGAAATGCCATCGACCTGAATGTGATTCAGTGCGCTGTTGACGCCGGGGACCAGCCGTCCGAGCAGCAGACCGCCGCCCATCGCCACCGCGATCCAGACGGGCAGCAGCCGATCCAGTGTGGAAAGTCTGGTGATGGCAGGCGGGTTCACGAGGCGCAGCAGGCGCCGCCGGTGTCGGCGCCATCGAGTGCGGACGAGTTGGTACCGAAGGACTCAGAGTCCGCGAGAACCGTGTAGACCTCCCACTTTTCGCCCGCGGGACCCGTCACCCACACCTTGTCCTGGGTGGCGAAACAACAGGTGGTGCCGATCTCCTCCTCGGTGAACATGCCCGCGTCCGTCAGGCGGGCGATCTCCGCATGCACCTGTTCACTGGACTCGACTTCGACCCCGAGGTGATTGAGTGTCCCGCCGTGCCCGGGGTTTTCGATCAGCACCAACTTCAGCGGGGGAGCGGCAATGGCGAAGTTGGCGTAGCCGGGCTTGACCTTCGCCGGTGCCGTGTTGAAGAGCTTCGAGTAGAACGCGATGGCCTCGTCGAGATCATCGACGTTCAAGGCGAGTTGTGCGCGGGACATGACAGTCTCCCCAGCCTTTGTGACTTATATCGAACTATCGGGCAGCATTGATGATGCCACCTCTTCGACATATGTCAACATTCTCTGGCAGACTGGGGTGCATGCCCAAGGCGTTGCCGGTGCTCGACACCACTGAACCGGTCTGCTGCTCACCGGTGGCGGCCGGCCCGATTGATGACGATGCGGCGCTGGAAATCGCGCTACGGCTCAAGGCGCTGGCAGACCCGGTACGGGTCAAGCTGGTGTCGCTGTTGTTCAGCGCCGAGGCGGGAGAAGTGTGTGGGTGTGACCTGGCGGTCGCGGTCGGCCTGGCCGAATCAACGGTCAGCCATCATCTGTCCCAGTTGCGACGTGCCGGGATGGTGGAGTCCGAACGGCGCGGCATGAACGTCTATCACCGCCCGCGCCGGGACTCACTCGTCGCGTTGTGCACTGTGCTCGACCCCAACTGCTGCCGTTAGAAGGCGGCGGCGAAGCCGGACTGGCGTCGATTGCGTCAGACGCAGTCGACGCAGAGCTGCTGGTCGCCCTTTTGCAGGGCCATCCGGTTGCGGTGCTGCACCAGGAAACAGCTCGAGCAGGTGAACTCGTCAGCCTGCTTGGGAATGACACGCACGCTCAGTTCTTCGCCGGAGATGTCGGCGTCGGGAAGGTCGAACGAGTCGACCACCTCGTCCTCGTCGATGACCGCGGTGTTCGCCGCGGTGCGCCGCTGGGCAGCCAGTTCCTCGAGAGACTCGTCAGTGGCCTCGTCGGTCTCCTTGACCCGGGGTGCGTCGTAATCGGTTGCCATAGATGATCCTCCTAATAATCAGACCAATGCTTGGCCAACGCCGCAGCGGGACTCCTTGTTCCCCGGGCGAACAGCCTGTAAACGTCGGATGCACGTTAGCGGTTCAATCCCGTGGGGTCTTCATCGGTGGACGTGATGCTGAGTACAGTCGTCGGCGTGCATGACGATGTCAGAGGTTCGGACGCCGAGATCTTCGATGACGCTGAACTTGATGAGTACCTCGATGACGACGATGCGGATCTGGAGGACTTGGACTCCAACGGTCAGTTGATCTCGATTCGTCGCGCCAACGGCGAGGAGCTCCTCACCATCGTCGCCCAGGACGACGAGTGGAATGTCGACCTGCAGCCCGGCGGCTCCGTGCAGAGCGCATTCCTCGGATCGCGGCGCGACACTCCGGTGTGGATCAACGCCCTCGACGGCCAGATCGAGCGCGACGACGACGGTACCTACGTCATCCGTATCGACTGACTGTCGAAGGACTTTGCGCTCGTCGTGAGCGCAACAATGGTGCCGCGACACCCTATCGCCGATGGTGACGGGGTGTCCTCTCTGCGTGTAGTGAAGCTCGGTGCCCACATCGGGGCCCGCATCGACGGAATCGATGTCAACGGCCACCTCGACGCGGCCACGGTGTCCGCGATCAACGATGCCCTGCTCGAGCACAAGGTCATCTTCTTCCGCGGGCAACACCACCTCGACGACGACGGCCAGCTGGCGTTCGCCCGGTTGCTCGGCACGCCGACGGGAGCGCATCCGACCGTCACCTCACGGGGCGACCGGATCCTGCCGATCGACTCGCGATATGACAAGGCGAACAGTTGGCACACCGATGTGACGTTCGTCGACCGCATCCCGAAGGCCTCACTGCTCAGGGCGGTGACGCTGCCGAACTACGGCGGCACCACCACGTGGGCGTCGACCGAAGCCGCCTACGACGGGCTGCCCGAGCCCCTGCGGGCGCTGGTCGAGAACCTGTGGGCAGTGCACACCAACCAGTACGACTATGCGGCCGATTACGACGGGCGCCACGAGGAGCTTGCCGACGGTCACCGGCAGTATCGCGAAGAGTTCGAGTCCGAGTACTACGAGACGGAGCATCCGGTGGTGCGGGTCCATCCCGAGACCGGAAAGCGGGTATTGCTGCTGGGGCACTTCATCAAACAGTTCGTGGGCGTCAGCTCCGCGGAGTCGGCCACCCTGTTCCAGTTGCTCCAGAATCGGGTCATCAAGCTGGAGAACACGATTCGATGGAGCTGGGAACCCGGTGACCTGGCGATCTGGGACAACCGGGCCACGCAGCACTACGCGGTGGCCGACTACGACGACCAGTTCCGCCGGCTGAGCCGGATCACGCTGGCCGGCGACATCCCCGTCGACGTGCACGGCCGGCGCAGCCGGTCGGTCGCCGGGGACGCGTCGCGGTACTCCGAGGTGGTCACCCCGATCGCGCTGGCGGGTTGACCGGCTGGTCAGAGCCGGTCCATCTCCCGAGCCATCAGGCTGTTTTCGAGATAGCTGCACCGCGAGGGGTAGTAGCGCGAGTGCCGCCGTTCGGTGGCCGCGTGCCAGTGTGCGGCGACTGATGACACCGCATGCGACATCATCGTGATGACGTTGTGGTGCGTGTGGGTGCCGGCTGCCGCGGCAGTACTGAACAGCACCTGCTGTTCGGTGATGAGCACCGGCGGGTGTGTGTGTCGGCGCGTCGTGATGTCTGTTGAGGTTTCGCGTCGGACGGCGGAAACCGGATGGAAAACGCTCATTTCGAAACTTCCTCTGAACCGAGCACTGGGTCGTCGCCACGGTGCGATACGAAAAACGTACGGCCGCCGGTGGTCATTCCTCACGCGTAGTGCACTACCTCTTTATGGGACGTATCGGACCGAACGTTCTTTTACAGCCCGGCTTCCCGAGGCCGGTACATGGACACCCCGATCGATTTGTAAAGCCGGACACGCAGTTTGCCACTGACCGATGGCGGGCCCGGCTCAGATCTTCCCTGTGCAACTATCACGTTCCCGCGCAGGACATTTGGGATGGATTCCGGCCGGGACGACGCGCACACTGAGCATCAAAGATGCGGTGAAAGGCGCCGACAGGGGGGATCCGATGAGTGCGCAACAACAACAGAAGCTCGACGCGCTCTACTCGCTCGACAACGTGCTGACCATCAGAATCACTATGGCGCAGGCGGACTGGGACGCGGTGCGTACCGAGCAGCCCGCGGGCGGGATATGCAACTTCGACTGGGACGGCGGTTCGCGCTACACCTGGCGCAAGGCGGCCAGGGTCGAGATCTCGGGAACCGCGTTTCCCGCACGGACGGAGTTCAGCGATGTCGGCGTCAAGAAGAAGTCCTTCTGCGGGTCGATAAACAGTGAGAAGCCATGTATCCACCTCGATTTCGGCAAGTTCAGCGACACGAGCGAGGAGCGGGCCGAGGATCTGTTCGGATCGCGCTACCTGACCCTGAACAACTCGATCCAGGA
Above is a window of Mycolicibacterium boenickei DNA encoding:
- a CDS encoding TauD/TfdA dioxygenase family protein — protein: MVPRHPIADGDGVSSLRVVKLGAHIGARIDGIDVNGHLDAATVSAINDALLEHKVIFFRGQHHLDDDGQLAFARLLGTPTGAHPTVTSRGDRILPIDSRYDKANSWHTDVTFVDRIPKASLLRAVTLPNYGGTTTWASTEAAYDGLPEPLRALVENLWAVHTNQYDYAADYDGRHEELADGHRQYREEFESEYYETEHPVVRVHPETGKRVLLLGHFIKQFVGVSSAESATLFQLLQNRVIKLENTIRWSWEPGDLAIWDNRATQHYAVADYDDQFRRLSRITLAGDIPVDVHGRRSRSVAGDASRYSEVVTPIALAG
- the arsB gene encoding ACR3 family arsenite efflux transporter, with the protein product MNPPAITRLSTLDRLLPVWIAVAMGGGLLLGRLVPGVNSALNHIQVDGISLPIALGLLIMMYPVLAKVRYDRLDRVTGDRRLLVSSLILNWVLGPALMFALAWLFLPDLPEYRTGLIIVGLARCIAMVIIWNDLACGDREAAAVLVALNSIFQVLMFAVLGWFYLSVLPGWLGLEQTTIDTSPWQIAKSVLIFLGIPLLAGYLSRRIGESTKGRDWYESTFLPRIGPWALYGLLFTIVVLFALQGEQITDRPWDVARIALPLLAYFAIMWGGGYALGAVLGLGYERTTTLAFTAAGNNFELAIAVAIATYGAASGQALAGVVGPLIEVPVLVALVYVSLAFRKRFRTPRDDQAVRIS
- a CDS encoding arsenate reductase ArsC, yielding MADRDHPSVLFLCTHNAGRSQMAMGFFAHLAGDRAAVFSGGSEPADTVNPAAIAAMAEVGIDIGRAQPRRWTDEIVQAADVVVTMGCGDTCPYFPGKRYENWELADPAGLGVEAVRPIRDDIERRVRVLLVGLGLGPAD
- a CDS encoding Rv2640c family ArsR-like transcriptional regulator, producing MPKALPVLDTTEPVCCSPVAAGPIDDDAALEIALRLKALADPVRVKLVSLLFSAEAGEVCGCDLAVAVGLAESTVSHHLSQLRRAGMVESERRGMNVYHRPRRDSLVALCTVLDPNCCR
- a CDS encoding DUF4193 domain-containing protein; translated protein: MATDYDAPRVKETDEATDESLEELAAQRRTAANTAVIDEDEVVDSFDLPDADISGEELSVRVIPKQADEFTCSSCFLVQHRNRMALQKGDQQLCVDCV
- a CDS encoding ArsI/CadI family heavy metal resistance metalloenzyme, with amino-acid sequence MSRAQLALNVDDLDEAIAFYSKLFNTAPAKVKPGYANFAIAAPPLKLVLIENPGHGGTLNHLGVEVESSEQVHAEIARLTDAGMFTEEEIGTTCCFATQDKVWVTGPAGEKWEVYTVLADSESFGTNSSALDGADTGGACCAS